The Benincasa hispida cultivar B227 chromosome 9, ASM972705v1, whole genome shotgun sequence genome has a segment encoding these proteins:
- the LOC120084488 gene encoding dormancy-associated protein homolog 4-like: protein MTTFLHKLWDETLAGPTPDTGLGKLRKYDPVSASESPPVKISGDIPVTRSITILTRGNSGFRNFLDDRNGRMIDSGITSPRTPLTPGTPECDLKRFPWKRSSAESLEQDD from the exons ATGACTACTTTTCTGCATAAGTTATGGGACGAAACGCTTGCTGGCCCTACGCCAGACACCGGCCTCGGAAAGCTTCGCAAGTATGACCCTGTTTCGGCCTCGGAATCGCCTCCGGTTAAGATTTCCGGTGACATTCCTGTAACTCGGAGCATCACCATTCTCACGAGGGGCAACTCCGGTTTCAGGAACTTCTTGGATGATCGTAATGGAAGGATGATCGATTCTGGAATAACCTCGCCGCGGACGCCTCTAACTC CGGGGACGCCTGAATGTGATCTGAAGAGATTCCCATGGAAAAGATCGTCGGCTGAATCATTGGAACAAGACGATTAG